One stretch of Ipomoea triloba cultivar NCNSP0323 chromosome 8, ASM357664v1 DNA includes these proteins:
- the LOC116027156 gene encoding uncharacterized protein LOC116027156, with product MAATEVSDVSDGPVLSVINKRIRALKKKLNRISQMEDSLAKGKTLNKEQEETLRTKPAVLAGIDELEKLRQPLSAAVEEEISLSVQRHQVSAPDAPVAAAPSEESGKEPEGEVENKGESDAGVVIEDLLNLLYFGSMFDVKTLQNHFTEVMLSREHERGSCLSYDYMKDDDSIDLLGEGDLDLLSLLSGLLISRPANSSLPHKNALQKCIEHAKLWLENSTQPIEPDSNVTYAELRLKLNKIMASQYLTAAPVGLQAATMNYGAYQAPVHESVPPVDVPVQVQVHVEDIGVQYQQKEEESISSHGNETHNYQSSHVDQLHQGEVGEEDLSALPTETEAVQAELEGVQGDHLKDVKEQQNIPRRSYQNYRGGRGGGGRRGYSNGRGGGGRSRGAGGAYQNGRSHYSDQPSNYIPRNSHFRGRGGRGGHYSNHPPGAQVGNYDEEYY from the exons ATGGCGGCCACTGAGGTCTCCGACGTCAGCGACGGACCAGTCCTCAGCGTCATCAACAAGCGCATCCGTGCTCTGAAGAAGAAGCTCAACCGCATCTCTCAGATGGAGGATTCTCTCGCGAAAGGCAAAACCCTAAACAAAGAGCAGGAGGAAACCCTCCGCACTAAGCCCGCCGTCCTCGCTGGAATCGACGAGCTCGAGAAGCTCCGTCAGCCGCTCTCCGCCGCTGTGGAAGAGGAAATCAGCCTCTCCGTTCAACGCCACCAAGTCTCCGCGCCGGACGCCCCCGTCGCCGCCGCCCCCAGCGAGGAATCGGGGAAAGAGCCCGAAGGAGAGGTAGAGAATAAGGGCGAAAGCGATGCGGGAGTGGTGATTGAGGATCTACTGAATCTGCTCTACTTTGGGAGCATGTTCGATGTGAAGACCTTGCAGAACCACTTCACTGAAGTGATGCTTTCCAGGGAGCACGAGAGAGGCAGTTGCTTGTCCTACGACTACATGAAAGACGATGACTCCATTGATCTGCTTGGCGAGGGGGACTTGGATTTGCTTTCGCTGCTCAGCGGGTTGCTAATTTCCCGACCCGCCAACTCATCCTTGCCACATAAGAACGCCCTTCAGAAATGTATTGAACATGCCAAACTCTGGCTTGAGAACTCCACACAGCCAATTGAACCTGATTCCAATGTTACTT ATGCTGAGTTGAGACTGAAGCTCAACAAGATTATGGCTTCACAATATTTGACAGCTGCCCCAGTTGGACTGCAGGCAGCTACCATGAATTATGGAGCGTATCAGGCTCCAGTGCATGAGTCTGTTCCTCCTGTAGATGTGCCTGTACAAGTACAAGTGCATGTTGAAGACATTGGAGTGCAGTACCAACAAAAG GAAGAAGAATCCATAAGTTCTCATGGTAATGAGACTCACAATTATCAATCAAGTCATGTGGATCAGCTTCACCAG GGAGAGGTAGGGGAGGAAGATCTGTCTGCATTGCCAACTGAAACCGAAGCAGTTCAAGCTGAGTTGGAGGGAGTGCAAGGGGATCACCTCAAGGATGTGAAAGAGCAACAAAACATTCCTCGAAGATCATACCAGAATTATAGGGGTGGCCGCGGTGGGGGTGGCCGGAGGGGATATTCCAATGGTCGTGGAGGTGGAGGAAGGAGCAGGGGAGCGGGAGGGGCCTACCAGAATGGGCGCAGCCATTACTCTGACCAACCCAGTAATTACATCCCGAGGAACTCTCACTTCCGGGGAAGGGGCGGTAGGGGCGGTCATTACAGCAACCATCCTCCCGGAGCTCAAGTCGGCAACTATGACGAGGAATATTATTAA
- the LOC116027899 gene encoding protein NRT1/ PTR FAMILY 2.13-like has translation MEVEKIQKNRKFFSWLPWSTNKSLPVSSPAPKNGHDEASPDTKAATTQRKPGGWRAMPYVLGNETFERLATDGIMGNFTIFLLTVYHLDQVAASNMMSIRSGVTNFIPLLGAYISDSYLGRFWTIAFSSVAQILGMLTLTIITLVPRLRPPPCNDVVSHPQDCKGPTNSQLGYLFLGLGLLAIGTGGIRPCNIPFGVDQFDATTEEGRKGITSFFNWYYTSFTVVLIFSLTVVVYIQSFSWALGFGIPTGFMVFAIVLFFLGRRVYVYVKPQGSVFSGVAQVIVAAFKKRKVKLPDEASGYYDPPFTSPVGRKLPLTNDCRFLNKAAVITEGDLNPDGTPCSKWRLVSIHQMEEVKCIVRIIPIWAAGIIGLVAIGQQGTFTMSQALKMDRHLGPKFHIPPGSLFVIPMIGLSIWLPVYDRLLVPWLRKRTKIEGGITMLQRIGIGLVFSIIGMMVSALVEKKRRAAAVTRGGVDGVAPITVMWLAPQLIVMGFAEAFNIIGQIEFFNKEFPDNMTSVANSLYSITAAGASYLSILLVNVVHKTTARDGHPDWLTKDINSGRLENYYLLIAGLGVLNLMYFLPVSRRYHYKSRIRIGEDDDHNDNIGLKV, from the exons ATGGAGGTGGAGAAGATACAGAAAAATAGAAAGTTTTTTTCTTGGCTCCCTTGGAGTACTAATAAGAGCTTGCCAGTTTCTTCTCCGGCACCGAAAAATGGACACGACGAGGCTTCACCGGACACCAAAGCTGCGACCACCCAAAGAAAGCCTGGCGGATGGAGAGCCATGCCTTATGTTCTAG GAAATGAGACATTTGAGAGACTAGCAACAGATGGGATAATGGGAAACTTCACAATATTCTTGCTGACAGTGTATCACTTGGACCAAGTTGCAGCTTCAAATATGATGAGCATACGGTCCGGTGTCACAAATTTCATACCCTTGCTGGGTGCCTACATTTCTGACTCTTATCTCGGCAGATTTTGGACCATCGCCTTCTCCTCTGTCGCCCAGATTTTG GGAATGCTGACATTGACCATAATAACCCTGGTTCCAAGACTACGTCCACCGCCATGCAACGACGTCGTCTCCCATCCCCAGGATTGCAAAGGCCCAACAAACTCGCAGCTTGGTTATCTCTTCCTCGGCTTGGGCTTGCTCGCCATTGGCACCGGTGGAATCCGACCGTGCAATATCCCGTTCGGTGTCGACCAATTCGACGCCACGACGGAGGAAGGCCGGAAGGGGATCACCAGCTTCTTCAATTGGTACTACACTTCTTTCACGGTGGTGCTTATCTTCTCTTTAACGGTCGTCGTCTATATCCAATCTTTCAGCTGGGCGCTTGGGTTCGGCATCCCCACCGGCTTCATGGTTTTCGCCATCGTGCTGTTCTTTCTCGGTAGGCGCGTCTACGTTTACGTGAAGCCGCAGGGGAGTGTCTTCTCCGGCGTTGCTCAGGTGATCGTAGCGGCGTTTAAAAAAAGGAAAGTTAAGCTCCCAGATGAAGCCAGTGGGTATTATGATCCTCCGTTTACATCTCCCGTCGGGCGAAAGCTTCCCCTAACCAATGATTGCAG GTTTTTAAACAAAGCAGCGGTGATAACAGAAGGTGATTTGAACCCAGATGGAACACCTTGTAGCAAGTGGAGACTAGTAAGCATCCATCAAATGGAAGAAGTGAAATGCATAGTAAGAATCATCCCAATCTGGGCAGCTGGAATAATAGGCTTAGTAGCCATAGGACAACAGGGCACATTCACAATGTCACAGGCCCTAAAAATGGACCGTCACCTCGGCCCCAAGTTCCATATCCCCCCTGGTTCACTCTTCGTCATCCCCATGATCGGCTTGTCCATATGGCTCCCCGTCTACGACCGCCTACTCGTGCCCTGGCTCCGAAAAAGAACCAAAATCGAGGGCGGAATCACAATGCTCCAAAGAATCGGGATCGGACTCGTCTTCTCGATCATAGGCATGATGGTGTCGGCGTTAGTGGAAAAAAAGCGGCGGGCTGCCGCCGTGACGCGCGGCGGCGTCGACGGGGTTGCCCCCATCACCGTTATGTGGCTCGCCCCGCAACTAATCGTCATGGGATTCGCCGAGGCGTTCAATATTATCGGGCAAATTGAGTTTTTCAACAAAGAGTTCCCGGATAACATGACCAGTGTGGCCAATTCATTGTACTCCATAACCGCCGCCGGCGCCAGTTACCTGAGCATATTGTTAGTGAACGTTGTGCACAAAACCACGGCGAGGGACGGCCACCCGGATTGGTTGACTAAAGACATAAACTCCGGCAGGCTGGAGAATTACTACTTACTGATTGCAGGTTTGGGTGTCCTGAATTTGATGTATTTTTTGCCCGTTTCTCGTAGGTATCATTACAAGAGTAGAATAAGGATTGGTGAGGACGATGATCACAATGATAATATTGGACTAAAAGTGTAA